The following proteins come from a genomic window of bacterium:
- a CDS encoding DUF192 domain-containing protein: protein MRTLVFLLPIFIVLAFGIRSTLAAQKLPAITVLVNATVKIEAELAYTDANRSRGLMFRENMPSDAGMLFVFPELDVHSFWMKNTLIPLDILWLNERKEVVYLVTAQPCKTNPCDSMVPLQKSKYVLEVNAGFAKKHKIDIGSQIEFTIPAEIEKNLR, encoded by the coding sequence ATGAGAACACTCGTATTTCTGCTTCCTATTTTCATTGTTCTGGCTTTTGGTATTCGCTCCACTCTCGCGGCACAAAAGCTTCCTGCAATCACAGTATTAGTGAATGCCACAGTGAAAATCGAAGCGGAGCTTGCTTATACGGATGCCAATCGGTCACGCGGGCTGATGTTCCGCGAAAATATGCCCTCTGATGCGGGAATGCTTTTTGTTTTCCCCGAACTGGATGTGCACAGCTTTTGGATGAAAAACACGCTGATCCCTCTGGACATCCTGTGGTTGAATGAACGGAAAGAAGTGGTCTATCTGGTCACTGCTCAACCGTGCAAAACGAACCCCTGCGATTCCATGGTTCCGTTACAAAAGTCGAAGTATGTGCTGGAAGTAAACGCTGGTTTTGCAAAGAAGCACAAAATCGATATCGGTTCGCAGATAGAATTCACGATCCCCGCGGAAATCGAGAAGAATCTGCGGTAG
- a CDS encoding VWA domain-containing protein: MVQFSNPAALWFLTLTIPIILLYLLKRRRLDKIVPSTMLWKQALEDTQAYTPFQKLRSNLLLLLQLLAVVLLTALLAQPYFPRPSKQSRQWILVIDASASMQTEDEAPNRFEAARKKLRTAMESIEAADEVMLIAVGSEASILQNFTLNHEIIRKKLSQLETEDVAGQWEQILLILKPLLKRSPKPIVMIASDFANFPLEAMQALNFDVLQVGHAIENLGFTRAVMEPLADTMQEQLLFFQLKNFSGNNKKADVEIEQNNELLNAFEFHLGPMEEAEKAFRVPVVTAAQFRIRLKPEDLFSLDNDFVLMAHPRAKIQTQLEVDNSFLKRALQVLPALEILPLAPIKISNRLQDAAGLYFLRGEVPDIHPIVQWNQAASPLRFVDAGIWRISNYQILEPPAGSQVLLETSKGVVGYLQETGGVRKVVLGFQMEDTNLALLAGFPIFVENAMEWIHAGLHPDKPTLTGHEYTQEGEIDSGKGYVNFADTRESELTPARIQTRSKPETKATVLRHDFSNWFLMALLGVIILEWWVFHRKESV; encoded by the coding sequence ATGGTGCAGTTTTCCAATCCGGCGGCGCTCTGGTTCCTTACTCTGACTATTCCGATTATTCTACTGTATCTCTTGAAACGGCGTCGATTGGACAAAATCGTACCCAGCACAATGCTTTGGAAGCAGGCGCTTGAAGACACACAGGCCTACACGCCGTTTCAAAAACTGCGAAGCAATCTTTTGTTACTGCTGCAGCTTCTTGCAGTGGTTCTACTCACTGCATTGCTCGCGCAGCCCTATTTTCCCAGACCCTCAAAACAATCCCGCCAATGGATCCTGGTGATTGACGCTTCGGCTAGCATGCAGACGGAAGATGAAGCTCCGAATCGTTTTGAGGCTGCAAGAAAGAAGCTGAGAACTGCGATGGAATCGATTGAAGCGGCGGATGAAGTGATGCTCATCGCGGTTGGTTCCGAAGCGTCCATCCTGCAAAACTTTACTTTGAATCATGAAATCATTCGCAAGAAGCTCAGTCAATTGGAAACAGAAGATGTTGCGGGGCAATGGGAACAGATTCTTCTCATCCTGAAACCGCTTCTAAAGAGATCCCCAAAGCCTATCGTGATGATTGCGTCCGACTTTGCAAATTTTCCTCTGGAAGCCATGCAGGCGTTGAACTTTGATGTCTTGCAGGTTGGGCATGCAATTGAAAATCTAGGATTCACCCGCGCAGTGATGGAACCGCTGGCGGACACAATGCAAGAACAATTGCTCTTCTTTCAGTTGAAAAACTTCTCCGGCAACAACAAGAAAGCGGATGTAGAAATCGAACAAAATAATGAGCTGCTGAACGCCTTCGAGTTCCATCTTGGTCCTATGGAAGAAGCAGAAAAAGCTTTTCGCGTTCCGGTCGTGACCGCCGCGCAATTCAGAATCCGTTTAAAACCCGAAGATCTTTTTTCGCTGGACAATGACTTTGTTCTGATGGCTCATCCCCGCGCCAAAATTCAGACGCAGTTGGAAGTTGACAACTCCTTTCTAAAACGAGCGCTTCAAGTTCTGCCTGCTCTCGAAATATTGCCATTGGCTCCCATAAAAATTTCCAACCGGCTTCAGGATGCTGCCGGTCTGTACTTCCTTCGGGGTGAGGTCCCGGATATTCATCCCATTGTTCAATGGAATCAGGCCGCCTCGCCCTTGCGCTTCGTGGATGCCGGAATCTGGCGAATCTCGAATTATCAAATCCTGGAACCTCCCGCCGGCTCGCAGGTTTTACTCGAAACCTCAAAAGGAGTAGTCGGATATTTGCAGGAGACCGGTGGTGTGCGTAAAGTCGTCCTCGGCTTTCAAATGGAAGACACCAATCTCGCTTTGCTTGCCGGTTTCCCCATATTTGTGGAGAATGCGATGGAATGGATTCACGCGGGACTTCACCCTGATAAGCCCACCCTTACCGGGCATGAATACACGCAGGAAGGAGAAATCGATTCCGGAAAAGGCTATGTTAATTTCGCAGACACGCGGGAGTCTGAATTAACTCCTGCAAGAATTCAAACGCGCTCAAAACCTGAAACGAAAGCGACAGTCCTGCGTCACGATTTTTCAAATTGGTTCTTGATGGCATTGCTCGGGGTTATTATTCTAGAATGGTGGGTATTTCATCGAAAGGAATCAGTATGA
- a CDS encoding ankyrin repeat domain-containing protein: MKLLRLAAAAICIVISFSGWLQAATKPVPQKDSLIEAIKQNQQEKINHHLTNGTNVNERDKDRNTPLMWAAESGRLETLQQLLNRGAYISAQNIEGKTALMWAAESNQLATLKALIDAGAGPDAKNNSDETALMMASHKGHITAVHALIEAKSDVNAYDKLGWTPLIWATSNGNLTVIKALVDAGADVNMKVHYSGNTPLIESLHKGYIEVAHFLITKSADVNATTTAGWTPLKIATFENNIDMVRALVAGGANVNGKDKQGRIPLMWASIKGFPDIARVLIQAGADVSAKDNFGFTAWQFAMEGKQMGILQILREAGVKDYKNIVIARGTRKNSSPGSSWGWSGFTSVR; encoded by the coding sequence GAGGCGATAAAACAGAATCAGCAGGAAAAGATTAATCATCATTTGACCAACGGAACGAACGTGAATGAGCGTGATAAAGACCGCAATACACCTCTGATGTGGGCTGCTGAAAGCGGACGTTTGGAGACGTTACAGCAGCTGCTCAACCGTGGGGCATACATTTCCGCTCAGAACATAGAAGGAAAAACTGCGCTCATGTGGGCTGCGGAGAGCAATCAACTCGCTACGCTGAAAGCCTTGATCGATGCTGGCGCCGGGCCGGATGCAAAAAACAACAGTGATGAAACAGCGCTGATGATGGCCTCTCATAAAGGACACATTACAGCTGTTCATGCGCTGATTGAAGCGAAATCCGATGTGAATGCTTACGACAAACTTGGATGGACTCCGTTAATCTGGGCAACTTCGAACGGCAATCTGACTGTAATCAAAGCTCTCGTGGATGCCGGAGCAGATGTGAATATGAAAGTTCACTATTCCGGGAATACTCCTTTGATTGAATCGCTTCACAAAGGATACATCGAGGTCGCGCATTTCTTGATTACCAAAAGCGCCGACGTGAATGCAACCACGACAGCCGGCTGGACTCCTCTTAAAATTGCGACGTTTGAAAACAATATCGATATGGTAAGAGCGCTGGTCGCGGGCGGGGCAAACGTAAATGGAAAAGATAAACAGGGGAGAATTCCATTGATGTGGGCTTCGATTAAAGGGTTCCCGGATATTGCGCGCGTTCTCATTCAAGCCGGCGCCGATGTGAGCGCCAAGGACAACTTTGGATTTACAGCCTGGCAATTTGCAATGGAAGGCAAACAAATGGGAATTCTACAGATTCTCCGTGAGGCGGGGGTTAAGGACTATAAAAATATCGTGATTGCCAGGGGCACCAGGAAAAACTCTTCACCAGGTTCCTCCTGGGGCTGGTCCGGGTTCACTTCGGTTCGGTAA
- a CDS encoding sigma-54 dependent transcriptional regulator, whose protein sequence is MKILIVDDEKNIRTSLSRFFDLHGFQATAVENGSEALEQVRKSSFDCIVLDLKLPDLDGIQLLEKIREIDFYVPVVLLTAHGSTSKAVEAIKKGAFDFFEKPTDEEKLLIAVRNAHQLSRLNREKSDSFRDLDRKYQLVGESQAMKSLRDQIDRVAGKNTRVLITGESGTGKELIAYAIHRKSSRRDKPFVKVNCAAIPQELFESELFGHEKGAFTGAIQQRIGKFEQADGGTLFLDEIGEIPVSLQPKILRALQENEIQRVGGQKEILVDVRILAATNRKLEEEVKKGMFREDLYYRLNVFPVLVPPLRERREDLPVLVSHFLIRVCEENNIKPLEIREEATQLLCRYDFPGNIRELRNLMERLMILATSQQITSEDVHRVLPRPVAENESRRSSLLYSRLEDTERELILKTLEDNRWQISKVARILGLERSHLYKKMKHYNISRPE, encoded by the coding sequence ATGAAAATTCTGATCGTGGATGATGAGAAAAATATCCGCACGTCTTTGAGCCGGTTTTTCGACCTTCATGGTTTTCAGGCAACCGCTGTTGAGAATGGATCGGAGGCGCTGGAGCAAGTTAGGAAAAGTTCTTTTGATTGTATTGTGCTCGATCTGAAGCTGCCGGACCTGGATGGAATTCAGCTTCTGGAAAAGATTCGCGAAATTGACTTCTATGTTCCGGTTGTTTTGCTGACAGCGCACGGCAGTACGTCTAAAGCGGTAGAAGCAATCAAGAAGGGCGCGTTTGATTTTTTTGAGAAGCCGACGGATGAAGAAAAGCTCCTGATCGCCGTTCGGAACGCGCATCAGCTCTCGCGGTTGAACCGGGAAAAATCCGATTCCTTCCGGGATCTGGACCGCAAGTATCAACTGGTGGGTGAATCGCAGGCGATGAAAAGTTTGCGGGATCAGATCGATCGGGTCGCGGGCAAAAATACACGAGTGCTGATTACCGGAGAAAGCGGAACCGGCAAGGAATTGATCGCATATGCGATTCATCGAAAGAGTTCCCGTCGCGATAAGCCTTTTGTGAAAGTAAACTGCGCAGCCATTCCCCAGGAATTGTTTGAGAGTGAACTGTTTGGCCATGAAAAAGGCGCATTCACGGGAGCCATTCAACAGCGCATCGGCAAATTCGAACAGGCGGACGGTGGCACTCTCTTTCTGGATGAAATTGGGGAAATCCCGGTAAGTTTGCAACCCAAGATCTTGCGGGCATTACAGGAAAATGAAATCCAGCGTGTGGGTGGTCAGAAAGAAATTCTGGTCGATGTGCGGATTCTGGCAGCCACAAACCGGAAACTGGAGGAGGAAGTCAAGAAAGGAATGTTTCGCGAAGATCTATATTATCGTTTAAATGTTTTTCCGGTTCTGGTTCCACCCTTGCGCGAAAGACGCGAGGATTTGCCGGTGCTCGTGTCCCATTTCTTGATTCGCGTGTGCGAGGAAAATAACATCAAGCCACTGGAAATCCGCGAGGAAGCCACCCAATTGTTATGCCGCTATGATTTTCCGGGCAACATTCGGGAATTGCGGAATCTGATGGAGCGGCTCATGATTCTGGCAACATCGCAACAGATTACCTCAGAAGATGTGCATCGGGTGCTGCCACGCCCGGTCGCAGAAAACGAATCCAGGCGAAGCTCTCTGCTTTATTCGCGATTGGAAGATACGGAACGGGAACTCATTCTAAAAACGCTGGAAGACAACCGCTGGCAAATCAGCAAAGTGGCGCGAATCCTGGGCCTGGAACGAAGCCATCTTTATAAGAAGATGAAACACTACAACATCTCCCGCCCAGAATAG